One stretch of Prunus persica cultivar Lovell chromosome G1, Prunus_persica_NCBIv2, whole genome shotgun sequence DNA includes these proteins:
- the LOC18792021 gene encoding oligosaccharyltransferase complex subunit ostc, with translation MPPKSETQPPTTATTTTPYDPSSASIDPLFLFIRILPYSFLRPPRLRLKLPSLTLPSPMTVYALVLLTYFMVVSGIIYDVIVEPPGIGSTQDRLTGSVRPVVFLQGRVNGQYIIEGLSSGFMFVLGGIGIVLMDLALDRNRAKSVKVSYATAGISSVVLAYVMSMLFIRIKIPAYLH, from the coding sequence ATGCCCCCAAAATCCGAAACCCAGCCCCCAACCACCGCCACAACCACCACCCCCTACGACCCATCCTCCGCCTCCATCGACCCGCTTTTCCTCTTCATTCGGATCCTCCCCTACAGCTTCCTCCGCCCGCCTCGACTCCGACTCAAGCTCCCATCCCTCACCCTCCCCTCCCCCATGACCGTCTACGCCCTCGTTCTCCTCACCTACTTCATGGTCGTCTCCGGAATCATCTACGATGTCATTGTCGAGCCTCCAGGCATCGGATCTACCCAGGACCGCCTCACGGGTTCGGTCCGACCCGTCGTCTTCCTTCAGGGCCGGGTCAACGGGCAGTACATAATCGAGGGTCTGTCGTCCGGGTTCATGTTCGTGCTGGGTGGGATCGGCATTGTGCTGATGGACTTGGCCCTGGATCGAAACCGAGCCAAGAGTGTGAAAGTCTCGTATGCCACTGCAGGGATATCTTCGGTCGTTTTGGCCTATGTTATGAGTATGCTCTTTATTCGTATCAAGATCCCGGCTTATCTTCATTAG